One Glycocaulis abyssi DNA window includes the following coding sequences:
- a CDS encoding Hsp20 family protein: MRTIDYTPLYRTIVGFDRLANMINSAAKQETGNGYPPYNIEQLSEHEYVIELAVAGFGDNDLDVQVQENVLTVSGKRESDDSEPRQFIHRGIAERSFERRFHLADHIQVRDARLENGLLVLRLEREIPEAKKPRQIAINGKSGAKLISGSKTKAA, translated from the coding sequence ATGCGTACCATCGACTACACGCCGCTTTACCGCACGATTGTCGGCTTTGACCGTCTGGCCAATATGATCAACTCGGCGGCCAAGCAGGAAACGGGTAATGGCTACCCGCCCTACAATATCGAACAACTCAGCGAGCACGAGTATGTCATCGAATTGGCCGTGGCCGGGTTTGGTGACAATGATCTCGACGTTCAGGTGCAGGAAAACGTGCTGACGGTGTCTGGCAAGCGCGAAAGCGATGACAGCGAACCGCGCCAGTTCATCCATCGCGGCATTGCCGAGCGCTCCTTCGAGCGCCGCTTCCATCTGGCCGACCATATCCAGGTGCGCGATGCGCGCCTTGAAAACGGCCTTCTGGTGCTGCGCCTCGAGCGCGAGATACCTGAAGCGAAAAAACCGCGCCAGATCGCCATTAATGGCAAGTCCGGCGCCAAGCTGATCAGCGGTTCCAAGACCAAGGCCGCGTAA
- a CDS encoding acyl-CoA thioesterase has translation MSIKPERPSRRDFSWFHTLRVRWAETDPQGIVFNGNYFLYFDVALTEYWRAAGINLPDDLTAEGSESFAVSAHADFYAPAVFDELIEIGVTLERVGNSSATFRLGIFRGDEALTGGRMIYAWATTTLPRTPCPPPASLIGKLQAMQR, from the coding sequence ATGTCGATCAAGCCTGAGCGGCCATCGCGCCGTGATTTTTCATGGTTTCATACCTTGCGGGTGCGCTGGGCCGAGACCGACCCGCAAGGCATTGTCTTCAACGGCAATTATTTTCTCTATTTCGATGTCGCGCTGACCGAGTACTGGCGCGCGGCGGGCATCAACCTGCCCGATGACCTGACGGCGGAGGGAAGCGAATCCTTCGCCGTCAGTGCTCATGCCGATTTCTACGCGCCTGCCGTGTTTGACGAGCTGATCGAGATCGGGGTGACGCTGGAGCGTGTGGGTAACAGCTCGGCGACGTTCCGCCTTGGCATATTCAGAGGCGATGAGGCGCTCACCGGCGGGCGGATGATCTATGCCTGGGCGACGACCACGCTGCCGCGCACGCCCTGCCCGCCGCCAGCTTCGCTGATCGGGAAGCTGCAGGCGATGCAGCGTTAG
- the cpdR gene encoding cell cycle two-component system response regulator CpdR, giving the protein MAKILLAEDDDSMRDFLAKALTRAGHEVESVADGEEGLDALGSEAGAFELLLTDIVMPGVDGIELARRAAEIDPGLKIMFITGFAAVALNAGLSARREAKVLSKPFHLRDLVDEVARAMEAA; this is encoded by the coding sequence ATGGCCAAGATACTGCTCGCAGAAGACGACGATTCCATGCGTGACTTCCTCGCCAAGGCGCTGACCCGCGCCGGGCATGAGGTGGAAAGCGTGGCCGACGGTGAAGAGGGCCTTGATGCGCTGGGCAGTGAAGCCGGTGCGTTCGAGCTTCTGCTCACCGATATCGTGATGCCCGGCGTTGACGGAATCGAGCTGGCACGCCGTGCCGCCGAGATCGATCCGGGCCTGAAAATCATGTTCATTACCGGCTTTGCCGCCGTCGCCCTCAATGCGGGGCTGTCGGCCAGACGCGAGGCCAAAGTGCTCTCCAAGCCTTTCCACCTGCGCGATCTGGTCGACGAAGTCGCCCGCGCCATGGAAGCGGCGTAA
- a CDS encoding class I SAM-dependent methyltransferase, which yields MRLLVTVSALALCLPLMACGDSSDTEAPAPAAIDTDDAVGASLSPDIDDEADIEDAEPDAPEADIPASDTPDDTASLSTEPETGSLAWAVAGEWRADAVARDVWRNPLETLEFFGVDPSGTLVEIWPAGGWYTQVLAPWIAANGGSYVAAHFDPAGSEQTQAFIDGYAERFSAPLFGEIEIAAFGPDTGPIVPEGSADAVLTFRNVHNWMARGFEEKAFADFYAALRPGGVLGVVEHRLPASQPQDPRAATGYVQEDYVIALATEAGFELVGSSEVNANPADTADHPFGVWTLPPVLLSAPRGEEPDPDFDRAPYESIGESDRMTLLFRKPGNAGAE from the coding sequence ATGCGCCTTCTCGTCACCGTCTCTGCTCTTGCCCTGTGCCTGCCCCTGATGGCGTGCGGGGACAGTTCGGACACCGAAGCACCGGCGCCCGCCGCCATCGACACCGATGATGCGGTCGGGGCATCGCTCTCACCCGATATCGATGACGAGGCGGATATCGAAGACGCCGAGCCGGACGCACCTGAAGCCGATATCCCGGCCAGCGATACACCGGACGACACTGCCAGCCTGTCCACCGAACCGGAGACTGGCTCGCTCGCCTGGGCCGTGGCGGGCGAATGGCGGGCCGATGCCGTGGCGCGCGATGTCTGGCGCAACCCGCTTGAAACGCTTGAATTCTTTGGCGTTGATCCGTCTGGCACATTGGTCGAAATCTGGCCGGCGGGCGGCTGGTACACGCAAGTGCTCGCCCCGTGGATTGCCGCCAATGGCGGCTCATACGTGGCGGCGCATTTCGACCCCGCAGGCAGCGAACAGACACAAGCCTTTATCGATGGCTATGCCGAGCGCTTTTCCGCGCCGCTTTTTGGCGAGATCGAGATTGCTGCCTTCGGCCCCGACACAGGCCCGATCGTGCCAGAAGGGAGCGCCGACGCGGTCCTGACCTTCCGCAATGTGCACAACTGGATGGCGCGCGGCTTTGAGGAGAAGGCGTTTGCCGATTTCTACGCGGCCCTGCGCCCCGGCGGCGTTCTGGGTGTGGTGGAGCACCGCCTGCCCGCCAGTCAGCCGCAGGACCCGCGTGCCGCCACCGGCTATGTGCAGGAAGACTATGTCATCGCGCTGGCCACAGAGGCCGGGTTCGAACTGGTGGGTTCCTCTGAAGTCAACGCCAACCCGGCTGACACGGCCGACCATCCGTTCGGCGTCTGGACACTGCCGCCCGTCCTCCTGTCCGCGCCGCGCGGGGAAGAGCCCGACCCGGATTTTGACCGCGCGCCCTATGAGTCCATTGGCGAGTCCGACCGGATGACGCTGCTGTTCCGCAAGCCGGGGAATGCGGGGGCTGAGTGA
- the motA gene encoding flagellar motor stator protein MotA: MFQIIGIVCVFAMVFGGFVLAGGHFDVILKALPFEMMMIMGAAMGAFFIGNSGKTVSKTAGDMSKLFAGPKWKPQDYQDLLALLFALTKTMKTKGVIALEAHIEKPHESALFSKYPRIMKDHFAVDFICDTLRMMTMNLEDPHQVEDAMEKQLEKHHHEASGPAHALQNMADALPALGIVAAVLGIIKTMSAITQPPEYLGAMIGSALVGTFLGVFLSYGFVGPFAVRMKEVYDEEAIFYKIIQSVLVAHLHGNAAQISVEIGRGNVPSKMQPSFLELEEALSNIGAE; this comes from the coding sequence ATGTTTCAGATAATCGGCATTGTCTGCGTGTTCGCGATGGTGTTTGGCGGCTTTGTGCTCGCTGGCGGCCATTTCGACGTTATTCTCAAGGCGCTGCCCTTCGAGATGATGATGATCATGGGCGCGGCCATGGGCGCGTTCTTCATCGGTAATTCGGGCAAGACGGTCAGCAAGACTGCCGGCGACATGTCCAAGCTCTTCGCCGGGCCGAAATGGAAGCCGCAGGATTATCAGGATCTGCTGGCGCTTCTGTTTGCGCTGACCAAGACGATGAAGACCAAGGGTGTCATCGCTCTGGAGGCCCATATCGAGAAGCCGCATGAAAGCGCGCTCTTCTCCAAATATCCGCGCATTATGAAGGATCATTTCGCGGTCGATTTCATCTGCGACACGCTGCGCATGATGACGATGAATCTGGAAGACCCGCACCAGGTCGAAGACGCGATGGAAAAGCAGCTGGAAAAGCACCATCACGAGGCGTCCGGCCCGGCCCATGCCCTGCAGAACATGGCTGATGCCCTGCCTGCGCTGGGGATTGTGGCGGCCGTGCTGGGCATTATCAAGACGATGAGCGCCATCACCCAGCCGCCTGAATATCTGGGCGCGATGATCGGTTCGGCGCTGGTCGGCACCTTCCTTGGCGTGTTCCTGTCTTACGGCTTTGTCGGCCCGTTCGCGGTGCGGATGAAGGAAGTCTATGACGAGGAAGCGATCTTCTACAAAATCATCCAGAGCGTGCTGGTGGCGCACCTTCACGGCAATGCCGCCCAGATTTCGGTGGAGATTGGCCGGGGCAATGTGCCCTCCAAGATGCAGCCAAGCTTCCTGGAGCTGGAAGAAGCGCTGTCCAACATTGGCGCCGAATAG
- a CDS encoding inositol monophosphatase family protein, producing MNRYESDTALLGVLADAARAASLPHFRNGVAADNKAVSGFDPVTAADKAAEAAIRALLAEHRPEDGVLGEEEAAKPSRSGRTWIVDPIDGTRAFLAGLPSWCVLIALVEEDGPVLSVIDQPHIGERFFGSTGRAGRSAHVERGGERLALKVRAGRALGKAIGETTDPYLFEGDEAGVFETVRSRARLMRYGLDAYGYAMVAQGGVDFVIESGLMSWDVAALVPVVEGAGGILTDWQGRPAHEGGQVVAAANADLHGELLALLAPAAL from the coding sequence TTGAACCGATACGAGAGCGATACCGCCCTGCTGGGCGTTCTGGCGGACGCTGCGCGCGCAGCCAGCCTTCCCCATTTCCGCAACGGTGTTGCCGCTGACAACAAGGCGGTCAGCGGTTTTGATCCCGTAACGGCCGCCGACAAGGCCGCCGAGGCGGCCATACGCGCCCTTTTGGCCGAACACCGGCCCGAAGACGGTGTTCTCGGCGAGGAGGAAGCGGCCAAGCCGTCACGCTCTGGCCGGACATGGATCGTCGATCCCATTGATGGTACGCGCGCCTTTCTCGCCGGATTGCCAAGCTGGTGCGTACTGATTGCACTGGTGGAGGAGGATGGCCCGGTCCTGTCGGTGATTGATCAGCCCCATATCGGCGAGCGGTTTTTTGGCTCCACCGGGCGGGCGGGGCGGAGCGCCCATGTCGAACGTGGCGGTGAGCGCCTGGCCTTGAAGGTGCGTGCAGGGCGCGCTCTTGGCAAAGCGATAGGGGAAACGACCGACCCTTACCTGTTCGAGGGTGATGAGGCCGGAGTGTTCGAGACGGTACGCAGCCGCGCGCGCCTGATGCGCTACGGGCTGGATGCCTATGGCTATGCGATGGTGGCGCAAGGGGGGGTGGATTTCGTCATCGAGTCCGGGCTGATGAGCTGGGACGTTGCAGCCCTTGTGCCGGTAGTTGAGGGTGCGGGCGGTATTCTCACCGACTGGCAAGGGCGTCCGGCCCATGAGGGCGGACAGGTCGTGGCGGCCGCCAATGCGGACCTGCATGGCGAGCTGCTGGCCCTGCTGGCCCCGGCCGCGCTCTAG
- a CDS encoding WecB/TagA/CpsF family glycosyltransferase — MTLPLDTSTLPARPARAADRRVRARHIWFLNSAFDRIGFDTALERIVRRDPERPFAFVVTPNVDHLVRLSRGGELAPLYAQAWLTVCDSRVLELIAAFSGEEVEVTPGSDLTAALFEHAIDPAEPVVVIGGDGDVIEGVTARFGLKDVRWHQPPMGLRTNPEAVAECAAFVAANPARFVFLCVGSPQQEMIAAACIERGDCTGVGLCVGASLDFLSGKTQRAPQWMQSARLEWLHRLLEEPKRMWRRYLVDGPQVLLIWWEWRRARAKLRAFEKSFSARLGA; from the coding sequence ATGACACTGCCGCTGGACACATCAACGCTTCCGGCCCGCCCCGCAAGGGCTGCGGACCGGCGCGTGCGTGCGCGGCATATCTGGTTTTTGAACTCCGCCTTTGACCGGATCGGGTTTGACACCGCGCTGGAGCGTATTGTCCGGCGCGATCCTGAACGGCCCTTCGCTTTTGTGGTTACGCCCAATGTCGACCACCTTGTGCGCCTGTCGCGCGGGGGCGAGCTTGCTCCGCTTTATGCGCAGGCCTGGCTGACCGTGTGTGATAGCCGCGTGCTGGAACTGATCGCGGCCTTTTCAGGCGAAGAGGTGGAGGTCACGCCGGGCTCTGACCTGACGGCGGCCCTGTTTGAGCACGCCATCGATCCGGCCGAGCCGGTGGTGGTGATTGGCGGGGACGGCGATGTCATCGAGGGCGTTACCGCGCGCTTCGGCCTGAAAGACGTGCGCTGGCACCAGCCGCCCATGGGGCTGCGTACCAATCCTGAGGCCGTTGCCGAGTGCGCGGCCTTTGTGGCGGCCAACCCGGCGCGTTTCGTCTTCCTGTGTGTCGGTTCGCCCCAGCAGGAAATGATCGCGGCAGCGTGTATCGAGCGCGGTGACTGCACCGGCGTCGGCCTGTGCGTGGGCGCATCGCTCGATTTTCTGTCGGGCAAGACGCAGCGCGCGCCGCAATGGATGCAGAGTGCGCGGCTGGAATGGCTGCACCGCCTGTTGGAGGAGCCAAAACGCATGTGGCGGCGCTATCTGGTCGATGGCCCGCAAGTCCTGCTCATCTGGTGGGAGTGGCGCCGGGCGCGGGCCAAGTTGCGCGCGTTTGAAAAATCCTTCTCTGCCCGGCTGGGTGCCTGA
- a CDS encoding N-formylglutamate amidohydrolase, with the protein MNVSSSRCTPAARPEAVEVLRPAERLSPVVFASPHSGACYSERFLQQAALPLKVLRRSEDAHIDVLFGPVTGLGAPLVRALFPRSYVDPNRAEHELDPVLFGPQAHALCGQTSQRASAGLGVIPRLAGEGNAIYEAMLPLEEAFERLASCYRPYHAALAGELTAAREAFGQSILIDCHSMPAASARGADIVLGDRFGSSCVPDLTGNAERILRSLGFKVVRNRPYAGGFAAEHYGLPAEGRHALQIEISRALYMDERSLEPHQGFDPLKARLEAFAAALVDACRPQSLAAE; encoded by the coding sequence ATGAACGTTTCTTCCTCCCGTTGTACACCTGCCGCCAGGCCGGAAGCTGTCGAGGTGCTGCGTCCGGCAGAGCGCCTGTCGCCTGTCGTGTTTGCCTCGCCCCATTCGGGTGCCTGCTATAGCGAGCGGTTTCTTCAGCAGGCTGCGTTGCCGCTGAAAGTGCTGCGCAGATCGGAAGATGCGCATATCGATGTGCTGTTCGGGCCGGTTACCGGCCTTGGCGCGCCGCTGGTGCGTGCGCTGTTCCCGCGATCCTATGTCGATCCCAACCGCGCCGAGCATGAGCTGGACCCGGTCCTGTTCGGACCGCAGGCGCATGCGCTGTGTGGCCAGACCAGCCAGAGGGCGTCGGCCGGGCTGGGCGTTATTCCCCGCCTCGCCGGGGAGGGTAATGCGATTTATGAGGCGATGCTGCCACTGGAGGAGGCGTTTGAGCGCCTGGCATCGTGCTACCGCCCTTATCATGCCGCGCTGGCGGGTGAGCTGACTGCGGCCCGCGAGGCGTTTGGACAGTCAATCCTGATCGATTGCCATTCCATGCCAGCGGCGAGCGCAAGGGGGGCCGATATCGTTCTGGGGGACCGGTTTGGCTCTTCCTGTGTGCCGGACCTGACGGGAAATGCCGAGCGGATATTGCGCTCCCTGGGCTTCAAGGTGGTACGTAACCGGCCCTATGCGGGCGGGTTTGCTGCCGAGCACTATGGCCTGCCTGCTGAAGGCCGCCACGCCTTGCAGATCGAGATCAGCCGTGCGCTCTACATGGACGAGCGGTCACTCGAACCCCATCAGGGCTTCGACCCCCTCAAGGCGCGGCTGGAAGCCTTTGCCGCTGCCCTTGTAGACGCCTGCCGGCCGCAATCACTCGCTGCAGAATAA
- a CDS encoding MFS transporter — protein sequence MPLNANQQTRADRRGAFRLLFICLVAVGVGNSMLFAILPPLARDIGIAEIYVGAIYTLSALMYLTMSPVWGGLSDQYGRRPLVIFGLATYAASTLILAAGAWAGQSGFLPPLIAVLAMALARALFGAFGSATGPAAQAYVADRTAPSERTEALASMTAAFALGGMIGPALAAAFSERIGMVPFMVLIALLVGACAVIVRLTLPENTPPRERGHRPLNPLAQFAFAADGRVRAFVLYGCASWLVQAASLQAIGFFIIDRLELDTTAGLQLAGVALTAGAAALIFAQLVAIPALKVSPRMLMLIGAGLTLAGQIELIFSGGYASIVLGFLLNSLGFGFARSGFTGGASLAVSPGEQGRAAGVTAATAGLGFLVAPLSGLWLYQAVGPTAPFMLNIVLSVVALGVAFFHPRVRVAVQPFEQDGDDGGMV from the coding sequence ATGCCCCTGAACGCGAACCAGCAGACACGGGCGGACCGGCGCGGTGCCTTCCGCCTGCTCTTCATCTGCCTGGTGGCGGTGGGGGTCGGCAACTCCATGCTGTTTGCCATCCTGCCGCCGCTGGCGCGCGATATCGGCATTGCCGAGATCTATGTCGGCGCGATCTACACCCTCTCTGCCCTGATGTATCTGACGATGAGCCCGGTCTGGGGTGGATTGTCCGACCAGTATGGCCGCCGCCCGCTGGTCATTTTCGGGCTGGCGACCTATGCCGCCTCCACCCTGATCCTTGCTGCTGGCGCCTGGGCGGGCCAGAGCGGCTTCCTGCCGCCCCTCATCGCTGTACTGGCCATGGCGCTGGCGCGCGCGCTTTTCGGGGCATTCGGTTCGGCCACCGGCCCGGCGGCACAAGCCTATGTCGCAGACCGCACCGCCCCGTCTGAACGCACTGAGGCGCTGGCCAGCATGACGGCGGCCTTTGCCCTTGGCGGCATGATCGGCCCGGCTCTGGCGGCCGCCTTCTCAGAACGCATCGGCATGGTGCCCTTCATGGTGCTGATCGCGCTGCTGGTCGGCGCGTGCGCGGTGATTGTCCGCCTGACCCTGCCGGAGAACACACCGCCAAGGGAACGTGGCCACCGCCCGCTCAACCCGCTGGCCCAGTTTGCGTTTGCCGCCGACGGGCGGGTACGCGCCTTCGTGCTCTACGGCTGCGCCAGCTGGCTGGTGCAGGCCGCCAGCCTGCAGGCCATCGGCTTTTTCATCATCGACCGGCTGGAGCTGGACACGACCGCCGGCCTTCAGCTCGCCGGTGTTGCCCTGACCGCAGGCGCAGCGGCTTTGATTTTTGCCCAGCTGGTGGCGATACCCGCGCTGAAAGTCTCTCCGCGCATGCTGATGCTGATCGGGGCGGGTCTGACGCTCGCCGGGCAGATCGAGCTGATCTTTTCCGGCGGCTATGCCTCCATCGTGCTCGGCTTTTTGCTGAACTCACTGGGCTTTGGCTTTGCCCGCTCCGGCTTTACCGGCGGAGCCAGCCTGGCGGTGTCACCGGGGGAGCAGGGCCGGGCGGCAGGTGTGACGGCGGCGACCGCCGGTCTCGGCTTCCTCGTCGCGCCCCTGTCGGGCCTCTGGCTCTATCAGGCGGTAGGGCCCACTGCGCCCTTCATGCTCAATATCGTGCTGTCTGTCGTGGCGCTGGGCGTCGCCTTCTTCCACCCGCGCGTGCGGGTGGCCGTCCAGCCGTTTGAGCAAGACGGGGATGACGGCGGGATGGTGTGA
- a CDS encoding PepSY domain-containing protein, whose amino-acid sequence MKFQRWVVRVHKWSALVVGLQVLLWIGGGFGMALMPIGEVRGEHRMAPAAPLAVEPGTVTELAAAARAAGFRTLDSARLVSHLSSPAWLLQSGDRTALIDAGTTRLLTPLDAAGAQAVAHGDYAGPGTAGTAEWLEEAPWYYAGPVPVWRVAIDGDDGRMIFIAPDTGQIVSRRSDTWRLFDVFWRLHIMDYRDGSNINNPLLISAAGFALLFTLSGLILLVLRLRRVLHAARQSGR is encoded by the coding sequence GTGAAATTCCAGAGATGGGTGGTGCGGGTCCATAAATGGTCGGCGCTTGTCGTCGGGCTTCAGGTATTGCTCTGGATTGGCGGTGGTTTCGGCATGGCCCTTATGCCGATAGGCGAGGTGCGCGGCGAACACCGCATGGCGCCAGCGGCGCCGCTGGCGGTAGAACCCGGCACTGTGACGGAGCTGGCTGCCGCTGCCCGGGCAGCTGGTTTCCGCACGCTCGACAGCGCGCGCCTCGTTTCCCACCTTTCCAGCCCGGCCTGGCTGCTGCAGTCCGGTGACCGGACGGCCCTCATTGATGCCGGCACAACACGCCTCCTGACCCCTCTCGATGCGGCAGGCGCGCAGGCTGTCGCACACGGCGATTACGCGGGGCCTGGAACAGCCGGAACAGCAGAATGGCTTGAGGAAGCGCCCTGGTACTATGCCGGGCCGGTGCCGGTATGGCGGGTCGCTATCGACGGTGATGACGGACGGATGATCTTCATCGCGCCCGACACAGGCCAAATCGTCTCGCGCCGATCCGACACCTGGCGCCTGTTCGACGTGTTCTGGCGCCTGCACATCATGGATTACCGTGATGGCAGCAATATCAACAATCCGCTTCTCATCAGCGCTGCCGGATTTGCGCTTCTGTTCACGCTGTCCGGCCTGATCCTGCTGGTCTTGCGCCTGCGCCGGGTGCTCCACGCAGCCCGGCAGAGCGGGCGCTAG
- a CDS encoding helix-turn-helix domain-containing protein gives MRDDAVQPAQRPDIDRHVGERLRRRRRLLGLTQKELAERVGIRFQQIHKYETGINRMSASRLFEIAEALGAPVEHFYDGLKSDGASRDMQGDLLSRRETMELVRAYYRLGRAPRQRLLELAKTLQSALDPSLRNSDTGRA, from the coding sequence TTGAGAGACGATGCAGTCCAGCCTGCCCAGCGTCCGGATATCGACCGCCATGTCGGCGAGCGTCTGCGGCGGCGCAGACGGCTTCTGGGCCTGACCCAGAAAGAGCTGGCCGAGCGTGTCGGCATACGCTTTCAGCAGATCCACAAATACGAGACCGGGATCAACCGGATGTCGGCCAGCCGGTTGTTCGAGATCGCCGAAGCGCTGGGCGCGCCGGTTGAACATTTCTATGACGGCCTGAAGAGCGATGGCGCGAGCCGCGACATGCAGGGCGATCTACTCTCCCGGCGCGAGACAATGGAGCTGGTCAGGGCCTATTACCGGCTGGGGCGTGCGCCGCGCCAGCGCCTGCTTGAGCTGGCCAAAACGCTCCAGAGCGCGCTTGACCCGTCCTTGCGCAATAGCGATACCGGACGGGCCTGA
- the mnmD gene encoding tRNA (5-methylaminomethyl-2-thiouridine)(34)-methyltransferase MnmD, with the protein MSDSLVRPFASLDWSDPGTPRAAGGDVYFSAQDGLAETRAVFLGGCRLQERFAAGGTIIIGELGFGTGLNFLAAWQLFDEVAPAGARLHFVSLEGFPLSAADARRALSAFGELQGKAGELADQWPSPLKGPHMRVFAGGRVVLSVFHDTVEAALAQMDFAADAWFLDGFAPSLNGEMWSPEVFAHIARLSKSGTRLGTFTVAGAVRRGLQAVGFQIEKVPGFGRKRERLEGVFAGEAHVSPQALPGRVAIIGGGIAAASLARALTARGVTPVVIAQGGWGTGASGGPAALFTPRLEAADRPHVRATLSAFDYARALYEGMDGFHASGVFRAPSGNDGAGRLARIATMMEGAGVAVQGDGLALERTGWVEPLRLLTALAGNVPVLDAYAAQAAPLPGGGWQVLDAQRCVLTEAETLILAPGADALPDGLEVHLPVEALPGQIARFAYDGPAIPQPMAWGHYLAPLEDGSVLAGATHERGQSLPPEQAAEDIRAAVSAFDPGVGAGLGEVLEHWGAVRCVLPDRLPAAGQAVRADASAVDRLYVLTGFGARGFAHAPLLAEHVASLICGEPSPLERSGAASLDPARFALRALRRQGKSPLQES; encoded by the coding sequence ATGAGTGACAGCCTTGTCAGACCTTTTGCCAGTCTTGACTGGAGCGATCCGGGCACGCCGCGCGCGGCTGGCGGTGATGTCTATTTTTCTGCCCAGGACGGGTTGGCCGAGACGCGGGCCGTGTTTCTGGGCGGCTGCCGTCTTCAGGAGCGTTTTGCCGCTGGCGGAACCATTATCATTGGTGAACTGGGCTTTGGCACGGGGCTGAATTTTCTCGCCGCGTGGCAGTTGTTCGATGAGGTGGCGCCCGCCGGTGCCCGGCTGCATTTCGTCTCGCTGGAAGGCTTTCCCTTAAGCGCTGCCGATGCGCGGCGCGCGCTATCAGCTTTTGGTGAGTTGCAGGGCAAGGCGGGCGAGTTGGCAGATCAGTGGCCCTCACCCTTGAAAGGCCCGCACATGCGGGTGTTTGCAGGCGGGCGGGTGGTGTTGAGCGTATTTCACGACACGGTCGAGGCGGCGCTGGCACAGATGGATTTTGCCGCCGATGCCTGGTTCCTTGACGGATTTGCGCCGTCCCTGAATGGCGAGATGTGGTCGCCGGAGGTGTTTGCTCACATTGCCCGCCTGTCCAAGTCCGGTACGCGTCTTGGCACGTTTACGGTGGCCGGTGCGGTCCGGCGGGGCCTGCAGGCGGTGGGCTTCCAGATAGAAAAAGTGCCGGGCTTTGGCCGTAAGCGCGAGCGGCTTGAAGGCGTTTTTGCGGGCGAAGCCCATGTCTCCCCGCAAGCATTGCCTGGCAGAGTGGCCATCATTGGCGGCGGCATAGCGGCGGCAAGCCTTGCACGCGCCCTGACGGCTCGCGGCGTCACGCCTGTCGTCATTGCACAGGGCGGTTGGGGGACAGGCGCGTCGGGCGGCCCGGCGGCCCTGTTCACGCCTCGCCTTGAGGCTGCAGACCGGCCCCATGTCCGCGCGACCTTAAGCGCATTCGATTATGCCCGCGCGCTCTATGAGGGGATGGACGGGTTTCATGCATCCGGAGTCTTTCGCGCGCCCTCTGGCAATGACGGCGCGGGGCGGCTGGCGCGCATCGCCACGATGATGGAAGGCGCGGGCGTCGCTGTTCAGGGCGATGGGCTGGCGCTGGAGCGGACAGGCTGGGTAGAGCCGTTGCGGCTTTTGACCGCGCTTGCCGGTAATGTGCCGGTTCTCGATGCGTATGCAGCGCAGGCCGCGCCGCTGCCGGGCGGTGGCTGGCAGGTGCTGGACGCACAGCGGTGCGTACTGACCGAGGCAGAAACGCTTATCCTCGCACCCGGCGCAGATGCCCTGCCGGACGGGCTGGAGGTTCACCTGCCAGTCGAGGCCCTGCCGGGCCAGATCGCGCGCTTTGCCTATGATGGTCCGGCAATTCCTCAGCCCATGGCCTGGGGGCATTATCTGGCGCCGCTAGAAGATGGATCCGTGCTGGCGGGCGCGACCCATGAGCGTGGCCAGAGCCTCCCACCAGAGCAGGCGGCTGAGGACATACGCGCAGCGGTGAGCGCGTTTGATCCGGGTGTTGGGGCAGGGCTGGGAGAGGTTCTGGAGCACTGGGGCGCGGTGCGCTGCGTGCTGCCGGATCGGCTGCCGGCGGCGGGTCAGGCGGTGCGCGCCGATGCCAGCGCAGTGGATCGGCTTTACGTGCTCACAGGATTTGGCGCGCGCGGCTTTGCCCATGCGCCGCTGCTGGCCGAGCATGTGGCGAGCCTGATATGCGGTGAACCCTCCCCGCTGGAGCGCTCTGGCGCGGCCAGTCTCGACCCGGCCCGCTTCGCCTTAAGAGCGTTGCGCAGACAGGGAAAATCACCGCTCCAGGAAAGCTGA